TTGGCAGGCTCTTCCAAAACATCAGCAAATGTCAAGTTCTCAAACACTTCGGTAAGTTTTTGGGATAGCTGGTTTATCTTAGCGTCTGTTTCCCAAATCTTGAACAAGATATTATTTGCCATGCCTGAGCCTTGAGGCTCTTGTATAATATCTTGGATAGAAAGATTCGCTGGCAAGGCTTTGAGCAAGCCGTTAATTTCGCTTAAGGTATATGCGACTTGTTGGCCTTCGCCGTCGTCATGAGTTAATGTTCTGATTTTGTTAATAATATTGGTTGTCACAAAATCATCCCCGGTTTCGGGCTCGTCAATTATTTCATAGACATAGGTGGAACTTAAGGTTTGGGGAATCTTTTGGGACAGCTCGGTTACTTTGAAGTTGCCGTCATATATTTTTTGCATTATGGTTTTGGAAATTTTGTCCATTCCTTCGTCGTCCGAAGGGTCGGTTAAAACATCTTGCATGGTAAGGGCTGAAGGCAATTCGTTCATAAGGTCGTTAATCTCGCTTAGCCTATACCAATCGGATTCGCCCTCGGGTTCTTGCGAGGGGTCTTGAACCGTGCCGTCTTTTTTTAAGAAGCGTATTTTGTTGATTATGTTTTGGGTAATAGGGTCTGATTCGGGCTTGGGCGGGTCTATGATGCTATGGATATAGAGATTGTTTATCTCGTCGCCCAGCTGTTTTAAGGGCGTACTGTCTTCTACCTCTAAAATTTCGGGCAAAGAAACGCCAAAAACATCCCTTAAATCGCCCGCAGTCAAAGAATCGGGATAAGAGCCAATGCCGTTGGTTTCGCCTTTTATTGTATAAGCCCGCAAATCCCAAAGCAAAGCCTCGGCGCCTTCGGGCAATTCGCCTTGATAGTCTTCGGGATAATTGACAAAATCGTTATAAGGTTCGCCCAAAATCTCGCCTATCTTAACTTCTTTTAGGAGATTGTCCGACATATTATCAATCGTATAGCTTCTTACGGCCCAAAGCAAAGAATCCGCGCCTTCAGGCAAAGCGCCTTCATAGTCTTCGGGGTAATTGTCAAAATCGCTGTAAGGGTTGCCTAGTATATTGCCAATTTTAATTTCTTTGATTACATTGTCCGACAAGCCGTTGATAGTGTATCCTCTAATCGCCCACATGAGTGAATCAGCGCCCTCGGGGACAACGGGACTTGAGTTTTCAAAGTCGTCGTAAGGCGGGCCCAAAAGACTGCCTATCTTTACTTCTTCTTGGAGTTTGCTTGACATATTGGCAAAGGTATAATTCCTAAGCGTCCAAAAAAGCGGCGAGGTTCCCTCGGGCGCCGACCCTTGGTATGTTTCAGGGTATGTTTCATAGTCGTTATACGGCGCGCCTAAGATATAGGCGACTTTGAGGTTTTGTACCGCCGCGCCTAAAGAACCAGCGATTTGGTTAATTTTGACATCGCCTAATGCTTCGGTCAAAAATGATATTTGAGGGGGATATTTTATTCCATACTCTTGGGAAAGCTCTAAAAAGGTTTTGTTAGGTATCGCGGCAACGCTTGCTATTATTTGCTCTATGGACATGTCTTTTAAGACTGAATTTTGCTCTAAGAATGCGTCTAAAAAAGCCAAATCTTGTTTGGTTAGCTGTTCTATTTTGTTTACGGACAGGTTTTTATATCCCCAAAACCCTAAACCGATTATGCCGCCGATAGTCGCGGCTATTCCTATTACAATCCCAAAAATGAACGCCGCAATTTTGGCCAACCAATTTTTCATGATACGCTCCTTTCATTAATCTTTTTTTAAAGATTAATGCCGTTTTTCTTATGTTTTTTTGTCTTCAATATAATTATATAATAAAAATGTGTTTTAGAAAAGATGCAAATTTTTATACTAACCAAATAAATCAATGAACTTTTATAAAAAGATCCATAAAAAAGCGCCCTTTTGGGGCGAGCGCTTATCCAATTATTCGGTTTTATATTCTTTTTTTCTGTTTAATACAAATATCAAAACAACGCCGCCTATTGCCATAAGAATTGACCAAAATTGGGAGGGCGAAAGGACGTTAAAGAAAAACGCGCCCCTGTCATCGCCTCTAAAAAATTCTATTACAAACCGCCCTACGCCGTAGCTTATGGGGTAAATATAAATAGTCTGATTTTTGAACTTAAGACAGGCCAAAAATATCGCTAGTAATAGCGCCGCTTCGTATAGTTGAGTCGGGTGCCTATGGCCAATATCAGGAAAATTTACGCCCAAGAACGAGTCCGTCAATTTGCCGTAACAGCATCCCGCCAAAAAACAGCCTATTCTTCCAAAAAAGTGCGCAACCACTATGCTAATCAGCAAAAAATTGGCGCAAACCCGCAAATATTTTTTTTCTTCCTCGTCCGCCATAAACGCAAACAATAAAAAGAAAGCGCCAATTCCGCCGATAAGCCCGCCTATAAATGTCATTCCGCCAAACTCAAATTTGCCCGTTTTAAGGAAGTCGTAAATTGACTGGAACAAAACCGCGCTCAAAAAACCTGCGATTGCCGCCAATAAAGCTATTTGCATATATTTTCTATATACGAAATCGGGCAGTTTGTTGGCTTTGGCCAAATATGCAAACATCGCCATTGCCGCGATAAGCCCGATTATTATCATGACCGTATACATGTCAATTGAAATAAAACCCAAATCCAATTCCGGAAACATTTTTTTCCCCTAAAAAATATGCGGTCTATTTAATGGCTTTTTTAAACGCAAGCTTTTGGTTGACCATTAAAAATTTTGTTTTAAATAGCTTGAATGTTTCTAGGACAGTAACAGTCTTATCTGCCAAACTTACTATCATTGATTCTATATATTTAGGCGGTATTACGGTAAGAGGCCACATATGCCTTAGAATAATATCTTTTTCTTTTTGGGTAATATCAAAATATTTTTGGGCGTTTTGAAGGGCTATTTTGGGATGTTTAAACCCGTGCCATCTAAACCCCTTGTTTTTGTCATGCCAATCATACAAAAAGAAATCGTGCAGCATCGCGCCCCTTATCAATGAGAAATAATCTATCTTAAAAGGAAGACCAAGCGCCGCGATATAGCTATAATACGCCACGGCGATGCTATGCTGCAAACAAGTCACTTTGCCGTGTTGAATAAAGTTATCCATTTTGAGCACTTGGGGATGCGTCAAAATTTGGTTAATATTGCCCA
The Clostridiales bacterium genome window above contains:
- a CDS encoding prolipoprotein diacylglyceryl transferase; this encodes MFPELDLGFISIDMYTVMIIIGLIAAMAMFAYLAKANKLPDFVYRKYMQIALLAAIAGFLSAVLFQSIYDFLKTGKFEFGGMTFIGGLIGGIGAFFLLFAFMADEEEKKYLRVCANFLLISIVVAHFFGRIGCFLAGCCYGKLTDSFLGVNFPDIGHRHPTQLYEAALLLAIFLACLKFKNQTIYIYPISYGVGRFVIEFFRGDDRGAFFFNVLSPSQFWSILMAIGGVVLIFVLNRKKEYKTE
- a CDS encoding phosphohydrolase; this encodes MNLDKRQMTYFLGNINQILTHPQVLKMDNFIQHGKVTCLQHSIAVAYYSYIAALGLPFKIDYFSLIRGAMLHDFFLYDWHDKNKGFRWHGFKHPKIALQNAQKYFDITQKEKDIILRHMWPLTVIPPKYIESMIVSLADKTVTVLETFKLFKTKFLMVNQKLAFKKAIK